The sequence ATCCATACCCTGACTCGAACCATAAAACATAGGCTGAGTCTGATCATAAAAGTTAGTAGGAGTTTGGTATTGAAATGGTTCTTGATGATTCATAttctgatgatgaacatgatcaTTAAAACCTCCAAGAGCCTGCTCATTCACACTCATATCCATACCATCATATTGACGCATatgatcataagcttcagtaggGTTACTTACCAAACCCTCAGTTTCGACAACAAAAGGGTTCGCATCACCAACAACAGGACCAGATGCATCTGTAGCAGCGACATTAGGAGGAACTGGCTCACCATTCGCCTCGAGGAACTCGATCCTGTGACTTAGATTTTTGACATAATCACCAATGAAAAGATTCAGGTCTCTCATAAAACTTGGATCACCATACTGATCCGGCATCAGCGTCTTCCCCTTGAGAAGATCGAACATAACCTCTGTAAGCTCAATCTCTCGATTCTCCGTGTGTAGCCTCATCACCCTATCTTGTCCTTTCTGGATCATCTCCTCCAGATGCCTCTCCTGGTCGTACATCCTCTTGCATCGTTCCTCCGGCAGAACACCCATAAACGCTGAGTGCACTGCTTCAGCGCCTTCCTTTGACGGCCAAAACTCCGGCGGCTCCGTACTGTCGCAGCTGTTGATAACCGCACAAACTTTGACACCGTAGAGAGTCGACAGCTCGTTGGCTTTTTTGAGTAAACCTTTCTTCCTCTTCCTGAAAGTTTGGTTCATTGCAGCGCTATTAGTCATGGGCTCTATTTTTATCCT is a genomic window of Brassica napus cultivar Da-Ae chromosome A2, Da-Ae, whole genome shotgun sequence containing:
- the LOC106378976 gene encoding agamous-like MADS-box protein AGL36, with translation MTNSAAMNQTFRKRKKGLLKKANELSTLYGVKVCAVINSCDSTEPPEFWPSKEGAEAVHSAFMGVLPEERCKRMYDQERHLEEMIQKGQDRVMRLHTENREIELTEVMFDLLKGKTLMPDQYGDPSFMRDLNLFIGDYVKNLSHRIEFLEANGEPVPPNVAATDASGPVVGDANPFVVETEGLVSNPTEAYDHMRQYDGMDMSVNEQALGGFNDHVHHQNMNHQEPFQYQTPTNFYDQTQPMFYGSSQGMDMNHQEPFQYQGPANFDDQTQPMFYGSSQDKYTGLNHDQGQSSNQYPNSNQSFMSLLMGQPQQMSDGQDTATVASMDDKNNGYHQLPITSQMPLTTTTTTAAAAADLSGHRINNGWPTRFGLD